A stretch of Macadamia integrifolia cultivar HAES 741 chromosome 7, SCU_Mint_v3, whole genome shotgun sequence DNA encodes these proteins:
- the LOC122085090 gene encoding vacuolar protein sorting-associated protein 28 homolog 2, with protein MEVNLWNDKREREMYDNFADLYAIIKVTEKLEKAYVRDIISSAAYEPECLKLIAQFKTLTSTLKDTVPSIERFVDTYKMDCPAALNRLIVSGVPATIEHRAAAAASSTTSASVVAECVQNFITAMDSLKLNMVAVDQVYPLLSDLSASLNKLSILPPDFDGRVKMKEWISRLSKMGASDELTEQQSRQLHFDLESSYNSFMAALPNAGN; from the coding sequence ATGGAGGTGAATCTATGGAACGACAAGCGTGAGCGGGAGATGTACGACAACTTCGCAGACCTCTACGCCATTATCAAGGTCACGGAGAAGCTCGAAAAAGCCTACGTTCGAGACATCATTTCTTCAGCCGCGTACGAGCCCGAGTGCCTCAAGCTTATTGCCCAATTCAAGACCTTGACTTCTACGCTCAAGGACACGGTCCCCAGCATTGAGCGCTTCGTCGACACCTACAAGATGGATTGCCCTGCTGCCCTTAATCGCCTCATTGTCTCCGGAGTCCCTGCCACGATTGAACACCGGGCTGCTGCAGCTGCGTCTTCTACGACTTCGGCATCCGTTGTTGCTGAGTGTGTGCAGAATTTTATCACCGCAATGGACTCGTTGAAGCTTAACATGGTTGCCGTTGACCAGGTTTACCCTTTGCTTTCTGACCTCTCTGCTTCTCTTAACAAGCTCAGTATATTGCCCCCTGATTTTGACGGAAGGGTCAAGATGAAAGAGTGGATTTCGAGGCTTTCCAAAATGGGGGCTTCTGATGAACTGACAGAGCAGCAGTCGAGGCAACTGCACTTTGACCTAGAGTCGTCTTATAACTCCTTCATGGCTGCCCTGCCGAATGCTGGCAACTGA
- the LOC122085088 gene encoding syntaxin-124-like: MNDLFSSSFKKYTDLKRQAYLDDMEAGGEAGKESVNLDRFFEDVEKVKEDMRNVESLYRKLQDCNEESKTVHNAKTMKALRARMDSDVQHVLKRVKVIKGALEALERSNAAHRNLPGCGPGSSADRTRTSVVAGLGKKLKQMMDDFQGLRAKMNSEYKETVERRYFTITGQKADEDTIENLISSGESENFLQKAIQEQGRGQILDTISEIQERHDAVKEIEKNLIELHQVFLDMAALVDAQGQQLNDIESHVMHANSFVRRGTEQLHVAKEHQKSSRKWTCIAMILGVVVIVIILLPIFTNMMILSKA, translated from the coding sequence ATGAACGACCTGTTCTCAAGCTCCTTCAAGAAGTACACAGACCTGAAGCGTCAGGCCTACCTGGACGACATGGAGGCCGGTGGAGAGGCGGGGAAGGAAAGCGTGAATCTTGACAGGTTCTTCGAGGATGTGGAGAAAGTCAAGGAAGATATGAGGAATGTGGAGAGTCTCTACAGGAAGCTTCAGGATTGTAATGAAGAGAGCAAGACTGTCCACAATGCAAAGACCATGAAGGCGCTCCGAGCCCGTATGGATTCCGATGTCCAACACGTCCTCAAACGTGTTAAGGTCATCAAGGGAGCCCTCGAGGCTCTCGAGCGCTCCAATGCCGCTCATCGTAATCTCCCAGGCTGCGGCCCTGGCTCATCAGCCGATCGCACTCGGACCTCTGTCGTTGCTGGATTGGGGAAAAAACTCAAACAGATGATGGACGATTTTCAAGGGCTGAGAGCAAAGATGAACAGCGAGTATAAGGAGACCGTGGAGCGCAGGTACTTCACCATTACAGGCCAGAAGGCCGACGAAGATACGATTGAGAACCTGATTTCAAGTGGGGAAAGCGAGAATTTCCTACAGAAGGCAATTCAGGAACAGGGGAGGGGCCAGATTTTGGATACCATTTCAGAAATTCAAGAGCGACATGACGCAGTGAAGGAGATTGAGAAGAACCTGATTGAGCTTCACCAGGTGTTCTTAGACATGGCTGCTCTGGTTGACGCACAGGGGCAGCAACTCAACGATATCGAAAGCCATGTAATGCATGCCAATTCCTTTGTCCGGCGAGGAACAGAGCAGCTTCATGTTGCGAAGGAGCATCAGAAAAGCTCAAGGAAATGGACGTGCATCGCCATGATTCTTGGTGTGgttgtcatcgtcatcatcttgTTACCAATTTTCACTAATATGATGATCCTTTCTAAAGCCTAG